One Hydractinia symbiolongicarpus strain clone_291-10 chromosome 7, HSymV2.1, whole genome shotgun sequence genomic window, tttttacttgaATGTTATCATACTTTACTCAAACACATCTGTTTAAACTGGTTGAATCCCATctgctttgtttttattgtatttaaagATTATGTTTTaatgaaagaaattaaaaccTATTGCTAACATCAATGATTGTTGTCAACCCATATTTGAGCTCaagaaagaataaacaaaagatcTTAACCTGAACTACACATCTGTTTACTTCAAGAAGACTTGGTAATGTATTTAACAACAGGAATTTTTGCTGAGCTTTACCACTGATATTTACTTGAGCTCGCTGTGAGAAAACTACTATTTGTTCGTTGGAGTCTTTTCGTTAGCAGCAAATATGAATcaattatttgttgttgttatttctcTCGTCCAGTTCAACCTGGCGTTACGTTTTGAAAGAAAAGGTGATTTCACAATTGGTGGTATATTCCCCTTATCAACAGCAGATGGCTCCGGAAAATGCGCAGCTGTAAATGCGAAAGGTATTGTAAGCatccttcttcttctttaacTTATATAGTCATGGAAACTTTATATAAACTTTTGGTGTTTGTAAATAGTTGGAAGAAAGAGTAGCATTTAAACTTGGAGGTTTTTTTTATCGAAATAAAAGTAAAGTTTAGTCGGCCTTCTAACGaggaaaatttaaaacaggCTTAGTATAAACTACAAAATCAGCTAATGATTGGATTTATTGTTTTGACTATCATGTtattaaaactaattaaaacACAACTGTGGAACTATCTATTTAACACTCGTATGATTATTACAAATGCTTAAGATCATTACAATGCACTCTTCATAACTACTCGTCTGTGATTATTATTCTCAAATTGCAATCACACTTTTACCGAATTATTTTGAGTAATAACAAGAAGAATAACATTGAACCgactttgtttttaatatagCCCTTTTTAGTAGCCACTCTACAACCAGTACAAGTACGTATTTTAACGCTTTACAGCCTCCTGCGGAGGGTTAAAAGTACGCAGAGAAAACAAATTATATCTACAGTATTTTTTCAGACGCATAAATCTTGTTTGTTATACCGTCGTTGTCAAGGTAaccataataatttaaatatatcaAAACTACTGAACTTTTACTTCCGACTACCTGTCCATAGCATGGCCTTACATTGTTCTGTTTTTGTACTGGTCAGCATGAAACCAAGAGGCATGAGAAGTAACTATAAAATTAAAGTTATACACGTTTGAAAAGTTTATTCCAACTTAAGGACTTTAAGTGTTTGTATGTGTTGTTCCataaaacaaaagtaaaaagtCCTTTCCGTTGTTTAGCTAGTTCATCAGCTACATGTGGCGTTGTTCAGTTTGTTCACCTGCTACATGTGGCGTTGTTTAGCTAGTTCACCTGCTACATGTGGCGTTGTTTAGCTAGTTCACCTGCTACATGTGGCGTTGTTTAGCTAGTTCACCAGCTACATGTGGCGTTGTTCAGCTAGTTTACCAGCTACATGTGGCGTTGTTCAGCTAGTTCACCAGCTACATGTGGCGTTGTTCAGTTAGTTCACTAGCTACATGTGGCATTGTTCAGCTAGTTGACCAACTACATGTGGCGTTGTTCAGCTAGTTCACCAGCTACATGTGGCGTTAATTAGCTAGTTCACTAGCTACACACGCGATGAGAACTTTGCATTTGCGTTATTTTAACCAACGTcgataaaaaatattgtattgtTTAATTCAATTAATGTTGATTTGATtgtattgaaaaataaaaacgaaacaaaaaagtTACCGACATTTTTACCTATCATCTAGGAATTGCGTTAACAGAAGCCATTGCAAATGCTATAGACAGAATCAGTTCTGATTCAACGTTTCAAAATCTTTggtcaacaacaaaaattggATTTGATATACGCGATAGCTGTTCTGATGTGAATTTGGAACGTTCTGTTGCATTTCAGATGAGCATGGAAGCCCTGAATTATCAACATAACCGCTCCAAAGTAAAACCTGTCGACATTGTTGCATCAGAGTTTGGAAGACTTTCGTGTAAAAGTTTGCATGTTTTAAGCATCGAAGACATTCCCATGATTAGTTACTCCGGCAACAATTTGAGATTGCGAAAAGATAAGACAATGCAAGCGACAGCTGTAGCCCTACTTGCATCTGTTTATccagaaaacgtgatgaaaatGGCAGCTGTTGcagatataattaaaaaatataaattccagTATGTCAACGTTATTATTTCGGATGACTACCAAGGTATTGAAGGTATGAGCGTATTAACGTCCCGCCTTGACAAAACAGGGTATCATGCCTCAAAAATATTAGTTTCTTTGCAAAATGACATTGATGATGCAGTGAAAACGATTACTAAAAATAAGCGTATAAGTGTGATTGTCGTACATTGCACAAAAATGCTTGAACTACTATTTTACAAGAAATTGTATACTCAAAATGTACGCGACTTGACCTTCATTTCTACTCAAAATTGGCATCACTCACTGGACATGCTAAGACCCTATGCATCTTTCTTGGACGGCATGATATACATTCATTTTAACAAAGACAATAAGGGATTTAAAAGTTATCTTAAAACACTAAGAAGACCGTATACTGGAAAAGATTGGATAAAAAAGCTGTACTATTTTCATGGTGGAAGCGAGAGTTGTCTTGCTGGTGTAAACTTTACAACGAAAAATTCAGCAACTCGAAATTGTTTCGACGCCGAAAATCAGGTGACAGACTCATTAGTTCGTTTTGTCGATACTTCAGTGTACGCATTTGATGCTGTGTATGCGATTGCTCATGCTCTTAAAGATAAATTACAATCACAAACACTTCTCAGTGCATTGAAACAAACACAATTCCAAATACCAATATTACAAGATGAAATACGATTCACAAAGCAATTGACAGTTGCACCGAACGGATTTACTTTATACAATCTGCAAGGCAACAAGCCTACAGCAGTGAAAACAATATGGGTGGGCTCATGGGTTCAGAATCCAAAACCACCACAGAATACTAATCTGCTGCTAACTAAAAGAGATTTGAGATGGAAAAATAACAGCCTAACGGCACCAATCTCATCATGTAGCGAAATGTGTCATCCTGGACTTTACCAAGTCCCACTCAAGAACGAAACACATTGTTGGAACTGCTTCAGATGTCCAAATGGTACTGTCAGTAACATATCGAATGCTAAAAGTTGCTTCGCGTGTCCAAAGGGAACAGTTAGTCATCCGAAACAGAACCAATGTGTTgtatacaaattaaaaagatttcaCTGGTTTGGACCCGTTGGAGCAATAATTATAGTATTAATTGTACTTGGTGTGGCATGCACGCTGTTTGCTTTTGGGGTTGTCACTCAAAAGCGCAATTATGAACTGGTGGAATTATCTGGCTATAAGTTGCTTTGCTTTTATCTAATTGGCTGTGTAACCTTGTTTCTGTCACCAATACCATTGTTGTCCGAACCAACTGTTAATTCCTGTTCCTGTTATATCGGACTTTTTAACATAGCCTTGACTatcattttttctgttttaatatCTCGCAGTCAGTTGGTAAATGATTTCTTTGACGAGGAAGGAAATGTTAAAAATGGAGCTTGTGGTAAATACCCTCGTACAACGTGTATTGTTGCTGTTATATCGATCCAGTTATTAATACTTATTACCGGGCTTGTAGCTGCTCCCCCTGAAACATTGGCAAACGAAACGGATGTGTGGAATTTACGATATTTGGAGTGTTCGAGTTGGTCAAGCTACGTGTTTTGGATTGCTTTGGGATATAATATTATTCTCAGTATTGTGGGTAACTTTTTGTCTTGCTCATCCAAAAAGATGGAAGATACGTGTGAAGAGTTAAAGTATATCATAATCtcgtattgttttttttatctgagTGGTttgtttgaaatcgttatttTCCATCGTTACGTGGACAAGCAGTTAGCTGAAGCACAATCATTTATGTGCATAATATTTGGTTTTGCTTTCctctttatatatatttggcCAAAAATATATGTCATTTTATTTCGATCACAAAAAGATGGGAAATCAATTCAGAAGGCATCGTTGTTGAGGCAAGAAGAAGAATCGCTACATATTACAACCGCCATTCACGCTTCGGCGGGTTTTCGCCATCATGGAGTGGTGCAAATGCGAATTAAGGAGAGTTTTGATGACGAGTAGacacaacttttaatttttatttaaatattatctttttaagCAATAAATAGATTGAAGTTCTTGACAGCTATTTATAACTtcgttttttttaagatttttatctGAGAAAATATAACGAAGATGTGCACACTATAGTAGTAGCACAGAGCATGTGCACATAATGTTTTCCCTACATTGTCTATTTgtgaaaaaatcaaacttttatgTCATTTTCATATTCTACACGATGTTTTGTTTACTATTTCAGTTTTTCGGGAAGCAGTTTTGAATTTTCAGACATTGCTTAACAAATAAGAACTTTCAGTTTTAATGTTCACTGTGGCAGCTGTAAAAAATCGAGTTTTGAATCGAGTTTTGTCAAAATAGTGTATACGTATATTAGGTTGCAACAATAATTATAAACAAGAGTTTCTGTCTTTCTTgcattaatttttgtttgaagTCCTGCACCGTAGAGAAACATTCCTAAACACCGCACAGCATTAACACGAAGGACGTATTTTTGCACTATGAAGAGTGGAATTTTTGTTAGTTGAGAATTTGTTAGATAATATTCTACGATAATGCAAACGAGTACTAAATCACAATGTAAATGTCGCAATGAAAAGAATTACCCTTTTTTCAACCCATGCCTGTTCGATTGCGTATAAGGAGAAAAACAAATCTGGATTGGTAGTTGGTGGTATTGAGAGTAAAAGCCATTTATACCAAATATGAATATAGATTTTGACATTTCTATGTTTAACACAAGATTTATATCACATAGGATAGCTTATCCCAAAATAAGTTGGGCAAGTATTGCAGGGCAAACCCAGTACAAAGATTGACCGAGCAAATTGTACCTACATGGTACAGGAGGTACGAAAAAAAGCGCTATGAATGTTCTACTACGTTTGTAATACCGACAGAGTCAGCTGTTTTGAAGCGAATCTTCTTCTACCTCGTAAAagcacattattttaaaaaattgacaaagttGTAGCTACATGGTCCGCCCTCATGTAAACCTACCTTGAGTGCCAACCCAACAAACTGGTAATCGACTAAACATAATCAAGCTAAAATTTCAACTTTGATCTCAGATAAATTAGACTGACAATATAAATTTGCAGCGAGACATAACTAGAATTCTGTAAAGCatccaaaaaatattgttttcctGGCTAAGAAACGACTGCCATCTTGTCTCAATTGATGATTATAATTCCTCTATTCACTGGAGGATGTaggttacagaaaaaaaatattcttggaCATGTTATCTGAAAGTGGAATAGAAAAAAACAGATGGTCATTGTAGCCTCTCCTTcccccaaaattaaaaaaaggctttTTCTATTTACGCGCTTTATAACTTTCCTTAAGGTAATTAGAAAACAATCTTAACCGCTATCGATTTGGAATTCATGACGGTCGAGATAACTTTCAATAAGTGTTCTTTCTCCAATACGATGcacttcatatttttaattaacAATTAACAGTTTACCATTGCTTTGATTTTGCATTACTTCTCAGTGAAAAActctaaaaaaatttgtattttattgactttcataAGTTTCTAGTATGCTGTTTGTACCACTGGcaccataaaaaaaaaatatgctggttGTTCAGCGCAAAACCACTCGAGTTGTACAGATTCTATGTTTCTGActgataaattttgaaataccaAGATTGAAACTGTTGCTTGAAAGTTGcttgaaattaaattttacctTAGTGGTTGCCTTTTAAAAAAGATTCCATGCTTTATACACGACTTTTAAAATAATAGTTAACCCAATTCAAGCTACGAAACTAGGAAAAAGAGGTTGAAAAGGTGAAAAAGAAGGACAAAAATACCTACCCTACCTGCCATACCTTCATTAACATCATTAAAACAGTTGACACAATCACCTTGAGACTTTTCAATGAaaacaagaaaacatttttggttaAATATTACTCTATAGATATTAGTGCTTTTTTTCACTGAAGTACTATATTTGAAGTCCGGACGTAAATATTTCAAATACTTTATGTCTACCAAGGCCCACTTGCGTGGGTTTTCGTGACGATGGCGTTAACGTTTATGTCGATTTAACGCCCTGTGAAATCAATTATTttgatgcaaaataaaaaataaaataaattaacgtTAACATCCATTGAAAGTCTATCAACATTTTTCGACTTTTGTCTAATTGGCGCCCCAGAAAGTTAATGAATTATTGTGAAACTGTTAGGATCTCCCTTGCAGCATACTTTAATTGGATATTTCTATTAAACATATCGGCAAAAAAttgtaataatatatttttaaaaccttcaattttaacaaaaaattgttgttaacAGTCATTATTTGAAGCAGATATTTATACTTTCATGTGACATTGGGGTAGAAAATCCCCCCTCTTCCCTATACACCACACCTCCCCTTCTCTAAAACGAAAATCGCAGTTACAATAAGTGTTAgctaatatctttaaaaaaattcagggATACatcttataaaacatatataaaaaactttttatttgactAAATCTGTATATATATACCAACATAAAACACATCAGCTAacgttcttcttcttcttttagtgtcactttttatttttaatgtgtaGACAGCCATCAATCATCAAGTTTGTTATTATTAGTGCTATATTTTGTCTTAATTATCATTTGCTGTATTTCCAGTTTGAGTATGTCTTTATTTTGACCAGAAGGAAGTTGGTGAATCATATTCCCTACAAGTTCTCCAAAGAGTTGATCTTCATTCCTACACTCTGCTAACAATTTGGCTTCTTCACTCTCCCGTTCCGTTTTCACTCGACGTTCCTCCTTTATGTGGTCGAAATAAGGCTGACAACCGTTTTGGTATTCATCACTGACCGAAACATCTTCATTAACAACCATACTACGACTATACGGAGAGGTTGGACTAGATACTTGCGACTCCCTTTTAATCGCGTTTGTTTCGCGTGGTTTCATGTTGTCATCCAAAAACTGTAAGCTCTTAAAGAAACGCCATTTGCATTCTGCATCGTCATaaccatttttctttgatgcggACATCTTAGTTCTTTGACTACAAAAATACGTGCGCAGGGACTGGAACTTGCTGAGGATTTGGTTACTGGTGACGTTATAGCCTCGCTTACTTAGTTCATCTTTTATGTATTCTACAGCTTTATCCTTCATATCTCGTACGTAAAAATGAGGATGCTGTTTGCTAAACAGTTCACCTTTAGTTTTCCATAACTCAATGAGCGTTTCTGTTGCTTCGTCACTCCATTCCAATGTTTCAATTTGTTTCTTTGGTCGACCGCGTGTATTTTTTCGTTTTAGGACATTATCTTGTTCTTCGAAATATTCAACTTTTAAGATGGGTTCATCGAACATGTCAACTTTTGCATCTTGTAAACGGCGAATAGGTTCATCAGAGTCTTTTTGAAGAAGAGTGAACCTGCATGGTAAAAAAATAGGTTattttctcaaaaactaaacGTCGCGGGTTTTCTGTTAACATTTGCTAAATAAAATTCCTGCAAAAATTATCGAAATCGACTGTTCGCAAACATAAATCCTAGAAGATTTTTACAGGTATACTTCCAAACATTTCGTGGTTTTAATAAATTATCCCGACACGgtacaattttgaaataaaaaatgtcttgttAATAGACATACATCGTAAATGTATCAAACATCCCCTTTGTTTATATTTCATGCTTAAAAATGAGTTAATCTTTTTATCGATCGTGTAATTTGCCTTTGCACAGCggctgtatttttttgtttctttggcgcCCAGTGACAACTTACTGCttactttttatatttctctcaTTATTTTTGCTCACACTTCATTGTGTTTTGCTTTCTTCTTGTATAATATTTTGTAACTTACTCAGCTATTGCAGTACGATCTGAGTCAAAAAACAatgctttttgttttgattCGACGTCCAAAAGTTTTTAACCGCAACTTTATATTTGGTTTACAGAGCTTAAtgcaattttgattttattaaaaaaaaatatgtttccatCACTACCTAGCAATTAGACCTGCACTAAATTTCAAGTCAAtagaaaaatacaaattttttgaCTAATTAACTTATTATACTTTCTGGTGTAATTTATTATAATGCAAGAACATCAATTTCagtatttataacaaaaaataatcagTGACGTCATTATAATGCCATTATGTTTTCGaacatttttttgcacaaaacaATATTCATCACTACAAAACTTAGGAACTTAACTCTTTTTcagaaaataacattttccaTCTCTtgccaaaatatatatatagaccAGGCTATTTAtacgctttttttataagaacaccgAAATTTTAACCAGGCTTAACATTATGCTCATTTCTCTATCGATCTAAACCTATTGTTTTAACCTTAAATAATGCACTGGGTGTTCTTATAAAACgtattttcataaaagaaaGAGTCAAGATTAATCCACACCAATGATATTCGGCAGTCCATGAATTAGATAAACACTAAATTGTAACCCTTTCAAAATACATGTGTCCCTGGAA contains:
- the LOC130649619 gene encoding extracellular calcium-sensing receptor-like isoform X1, with protein sequence MNQLFVVVISLVQFNLALRFERKGDFTIGGIFPLSTADGSGKCAAVNAKGIALTEAIANAIDRISSDSTFQNLWSTTKIGFDIRDSCSDVNLERSVAFQMSMEALNYQHNRSKVKPVDIVASEFGRLSCKSLHVLSIEDIPMISYSGNNLRLRKDKTMQATAVALLASVYPENVMKMAAVADIIKKYKFQYVNVIISDDYQGIEGMSVLTSRLDKTGYHASKILVSLQNDIDDAVKTITKNKRISVIVVHCTKMLELLFYKKLYTQNVRDLTFISTQNWHHSLDMLRPYASFLDGMIYIHFNKDNKGFKSYLKTLRRPYTGKDWIKKLYYFHGGSESCLAGVNFTTKNSATRNCFDAENQVTDSLVRFVDTSVYAFDAVYAIAHALKDKLQSQTLLSALKQTQFQIPILQDEIRFTKQLTVAPNGFTLYNLQGNKPTAVKTIWVGSWVQNPKPPQNTNLLLTKRDLRWKNNSLTAPISSCSEMCHPGLYQVPLKNETHCWNCFRCPNGTVSNISNAKSCFACPKGTVSHPKQNQCVVYKLKRFHWFGPVGAIIIVLIVLGVACTLFAFGVVTQKRNYELVELSGYKLLCFYLIGCVTLFLSPIPLLSEPTVNSCSCYIGLFNIALTIIFSVLISRSQLVNDFFDEEGNVKNGACGKYPRTTCIVAVISIQLLILITGLVAAPPETLANETDVWNLRYLECSSWSSYVFWIALGYNIILSIVGNFLSCSSKKMEDTCEELKYIIISYCFFYLSGLFEIVIFHRYVDKQLAEAQSFMCIIFGFAFLFIYIWPKIYVILFRSQKDGKSIQKASLLRQEEESLHITTAIHASAGFRHHGVVQMRIKESFDDE
- the LOC130649619 gene encoding extracellular calcium-sensing receptor-like isoform X2 — its product is MSMEALNYQHNRSKVKPVDIVASEFGRLSCKSLHVLSIEDIPMISYSGNNLRLRKDKTMQATAVALLASVYPENVMKMAAVADIIKKYKFQYVNVIISDDYQGIEGMSVLTSRLDKTGYHASKILVSLQNDIDDAVKTITKNKRISVIVVHCTKMLELLFYKKLYTQNVRDLTFISTQNWHHSLDMLRPYASFLDGMIYIHFNKDNKGFKSYLKTLRRPYTGKDWIKKLYYFHGGSESCLAGVNFTTKNSATRNCFDAENQVTDSLVRFVDTSVYAFDAVYAIAHALKDKLQSQTLLSALKQTQFQIPILQDEIRFTKQLTVAPNGFTLYNLQGNKPTAVKTIWVGSWVQNPKPPQNTNLLLTKRDLRWKNNSLTAPISSCSEMCHPGLYQVPLKNETHCWNCFRCPNGTVSNISNAKSCFACPKGTVSHPKQNQCVVYKLKRFHWFGPVGAIIIVLIVLGVACTLFAFGVVTQKRNYELVELSGYKLLCFYLIGCVTLFLSPIPLLSEPTVNSCSCYIGLFNIALTIIFSVLISRSQLVNDFFDEEGNVKNGACGKYPRTTCIVAVISIQLLILITGLVAAPPETLANETDVWNLRYLECSSWSSYVFWIALGYNIILSIVGNFLSCSSKKMEDTCEELKYIIISYCFFYLSGLFEIVIFHRYVDKQLAEAQSFMCIIFGFAFLFIYIWPKIYVILFRSQKDGKSIQKASLLRQEEESLHITTAIHASAGFRHHGVVQMRIKESFDDE
- the LOC130649622 gene encoding uncharacterized protein LOC130649622 isoform X2 → MFDEPILKVEYFEEQDNVLKRKNTRGRPKKQIETLEWSDEATETLIELWKTKGELFSKQHPHFYVRDMKDKAVEYIKDELSKRGYNVTSNQILSKFQSLRTYFCSQRTKMSASKKNGYDDAECKWRFFKSLQFLDDNMKPRETNAIKRESQVSSPTSPYSRSMVVNEDVSVSDEYQNGCQPYFDHIKEERRVKTERESEEAKLLAECRNEDQLFGELVGNMIHQLPSGQNKDILKLEIQQMIIKTKYSTNNNKLDD
- the LOC130649622 gene encoding uncharacterized protein LOC130649622 isoform X1 produces the protein MAHENYLEWHDEDRKRKRFTLLQKDSDEPIRRLQDAKVDMFDEPILKVEYFEEQDNVLKRKNTRGRPKKQIETLEWSDEATETLIELWKTKGELFSKQHPHFYVRDMKDKAVEYIKDELSKRGYNVTSNQILSKFQSLRTYFCSQRTKMSASKKNGYDDAECKWRFFKSLQFLDDNMKPRETNAIKRESQVSSPTSPYSRSMVVNEDVSVSDEYQNGCQPYFDHIKEERRVKTERESEEAKLLAECRNEDQLFGELVGNMIHQLPSGQNKDILKLEIQQMIIKTKYSTNNNKLDD